The Labeo rohita strain BAU-BD-2019 chromosome 22, IGBB_LRoh.1.0, whole genome shotgun sequence genomic sequence GGCTTTTTCCTCTGCCCAGTCCaaaatgaacttctgcacagagacagtTTTTCCAATTCCAGCGATGCCTTTTGTAAGAACAgtctttattttgtcttcttccTCACATGCTGGTTTAGGTGAAGgtttaaagatgtcattgcagtaGATTTTAGTGTCTTGTGTTCTGGCTCTTGTCTCCATCTGTAAAACCTCGTGTTCTTCATTcaccccttctctctctccctctatgATGTAGAGCTGTGTGTAGATCCTGTTTAGGAGGGTTGCATTCTCTTgttgtttgagtccctcaaatAAGCGCTCATGCTTGTTCTTCATTCTGGTTTTATGAGAGGCTTTGACTGTTTTAATGGCATCATCCACTGCTTGGTCAGAATCCTGCAGGTCTCCATTAACTTCATTTTTCTCACTGCAGAACCTTCAAAAATTAAAGCAATTAAACAATTTTGTCTACACTATATCACACAAAACAGAACTCTTTTAGGTATATACCATGCTGGTATGccacataaatatatactgctatttttttctctatatgTATGTATTCTTTGTCCAATACAGGCAAAAATCTCACATGGCTCCAGCAGTCACTGGTTGATCCactaaatttgtaatatttctagACATTCAGCTGTCtgtgttataaatgttataaaaaacaGCACTCATACAGTTACAATTTACATCTTGAATTTTGTgggcatttttattcattttggtggcatttctGACTTTGCACAAAGCTATTTTACACCAGCTTTCTTGTTTTTAGGCTTGATGGAGGACTACTGTCTAAACTAGACTGGCTGTTTTAATAGTGAATTAAGTTGACAGCATTGACAAACATGTGGCTCATTATGAAGGCTGTGCCATCTGGAGATCACATCTGCAAAAAGAGCACTTATCTATTCAAAGGCCAAACGGACAAGTGCTTGAGCAACACTTGGGATCTCTCTGAGCATTTGCATGGCCTTAGCTAAAGTAGTAAGCAGTAATTGTTTCAGAAatcttaaattgtaatacttttttttaacctaatattgcatgtttgtaaaagATATCAACTCAATTGTGTTTTGGAATAAAAACCAAAGAAACTGGCCTCTTTTTTTCTCCTAGAGGTAGAGAGAAACTACTGAAAAAAGATTCTCACATGGCTTCAGGATTCACAGCTCCAGTTCTGAAGTTTTCGGTTGGATTCATTGACACACAGCTGGGACATGGTGCACCTCCCTCCTCTCTGTTCTCATAACAATGCTTTTTAGCAGTAGTGGTCTCCTCCATATCCTTGATTTCAGATGCTTTTCTGAAAACATCAGACACAGTACaaggaaaattatttttggaGGTTATGCTTGTGCAAATTAAGTCACCTTTAAGTAGGCAGTAGCAAAATCACAGCTTTTAGGTGATAAAATCTTCATATTTAAGTGAGTTACTCAAAGCATTAAACATACTGCAAGCTTTGTTTATGCAATGAAAATATGTATGCAGTCATCACTAATGTCACTTGT encodes the following:
- the LOC127154119 gene encoding NACHT, LRR and PYD domains-containing protein 6-like; the protein is MEETTTAKKHCYENREEGGAPCPSCVSMNPTENFRTGAVNPEAMFCSEKNEVNGDLQDSDQAVDDAIKTVKASHKTRMKNKHERLFEGLKQQENATLLNRIYTQLYIIEGEREGVNEEHEVLQMETRARTQDTKIYCNDIFKPSPKPACEEEDKIKTVLTKGIAGIGKTVSVQKFILDWAEEKANHDVDFMFVLPFRELNLIKDDQYSLHKLLLDFHPELKDLPPKIYEECKVVFIFDGLDESILTLTFSDAQKVCDGTETSSVGVLMSNLIRGDLLPSALIWITSDQQQPIRSLQNTSTV